A single window of Nicotiana sylvestris chromosome 5, ASM39365v2, whole genome shotgun sequence DNA harbors:
- the LOC138869445 gene encoding uncharacterized protein, whose amino-acid sequence MCISGSSGVSFTAFQLRGAAYQWWNTFELDSLVEAASLTWTQFSDMFLREFVPQSLRDVWCAEFEHLRQGTMTVSEYAIRFTDLARHASALVSIVRERVRRFIEGLIPNIRSSMARELEIYVTYKQVVSIARRVEGMLARDREEREAKRSRELGHYSGVRAPATVRHGKGYMSRPASSGIPAPPRPQEPYYAPLVSSAPPVRGAFNGQSSRPGPS is encoded by the coding sequence ATGTGTATATcgggatcgagtggggtttctttcactgccttccagcttcgaggagcagcctatcagtggtggaatacttttgagttggatAGTCTGGTtgaggcagcttcccttacatggacccaattttcagatatgttcttgagggagtttgttcctcagagcctcagggatgtatggtgcgcagagtttgagcatttgcgccaaggTACCATGACTGTTTCGGAGTATGCTATCCGTTTCACCGACCTGGCTAGACATGCATCGGCCTTGGTTTCTATAGTTCGTGAGagagttcgccggtttattgagggactcattcccaacatcaggtctagcatggcccgGGAGTTGGAGATATATGTTACTTAtaagcaggtggtgagcattgctaggagagtagagggcatgcttgctcgagatagagaggagagagaggccaagaggtctcgagagttgggtCATTATTCTGGTGTCCGTGCTCCAGCTACAGTTCGTCATGGtaagggttatatgagtcgcccagCATCCAGTGgaattccagctcctcctagacctcaggagccttattatgcacctctagtatctagtgcgcctccagTACGGGGTGCTTTcaatggtcagtccagcagacctggcccgagctag